In the genome of Streptomyces collinus, one region contains:
- a CDS encoding DUF4328 domain-containing protein, with protein MEQKSPQPDPSPALRPVRGAARCAVAALALAGAAWVARAVWHIRLATAGQPASGLPDQGDGVHRPLNPLEDSYHLVASVGSAVTAVCVIVFLLWLDRMRDNAKALSGADPRYGYPWIWVGWIVPVVNLWIPRGIVADIHRSVFPERRLPAVVNWWWGLWLAGLAGGVGIIYSDDTDEVIARAYDGVLPLLTADLVIVAAAGAAALMVHTLTTAQQEHIAGRGY; from the coding sequence ATCGAACAGAAGTCCCCACAGCCCGACCCCTCCCCCGCCCTGCGCCCCGTCCGGGGAGCGGCCCGCTGCGCCGTCGCGGCCCTCGCCCTCGCCGGGGCCGCCTGGGTGGCCCGGGCCGTCTGGCACATCCGGCTCGCCACGGCGGGACAGCCGGCCTCCGGCCTGCCCGACCAGGGTGACGGCGTGCACCGGCCCCTGAACCCCCTGGAGGACTCCTACCACTTGGTCGCCTCCGTGGGCAGCGCCGTCACGGCCGTCTGCGTGATCGTGTTCCTGCTCTGGCTGGACCGGATGAGGGACAACGCCAAGGCCCTGTCGGGCGCGGACCCGCGCTACGGCTACCCCTGGATCTGGGTGGGCTGGATCGTGCCCGTCGTGAACCTGTGGATACCCCGGGGCATCGTCGCGGACATCCACCGCTCGGTCTTCCCCGAGCGGCGGCTGCCCGCCGTCGTGAACTGGTGGTGGGGCCTGTGGCTGGCCGGTCTGGCCGGCGGCGTGGGGATCATCTACTCGGACGACACGGACGAGGTCATCGCCCGCGCCTACGACGGCGTCCTGCCCCTGCTCACCGCCGACCTGGTGATCGTCGCCGCGGCCGGAGCCGCCGCCCTCATGGTCCACACGCTCACGACGGCGCAGCAGGAGCACATCGCCGGCCGGGGCTACTGA
- a CDS encoding AAA family ATPase, with amino-acid sequence MRSDTPFPSDTAAQLDVAGDLLALLRDTTTEPRPDTQLEALTLAVAADLPVLLWGEPGIGKTAALTQLATALDLPLTTVIASVHEPSDFSGLPIVGDDPAEQGVPMAPPDWAVRLVRAGRGLLFLDELSTAPPAVQAALLRLVLERRIGALRLPPGVRIVAAANPRSSAADGWELSPPLANRFVHLQWTHDTDVVVRGLGGTWPRATLPRLDPEKLPEAVAFARRAVCGLLAARPGLTHRLPGGETRRGGPWPSPRSWEMTLHLIAFATAAGSSRDVISLLVRGTVGDGPGLELLASLDRMDLPDPERLLADPAGAVLPERGDLRQAALDGVVAAVRNRPERLRWDAAWALLVKALETGPPDVVVVPATTLAALRRDDWDVPASIERLAGVVSLSRRADRTTAAVAAAAAAKAGR; translated from the coding sequence ATGCGCTCTGACACCCCGTTCCCGTCCGACACCGCCGCCCAGCTCGACGTGGCCGGTGACCTGCTGGCCCTGCTGCGCGACACCACCACCGAACCCCGCCCCGACACCCAGCTGGAGGCCCTCACCCTGGCCGTCGCCGCCGACCTGCCCGTGCTGCTGTGGGGCGAACCGGGCATCGGCAAGACCGCGGCCCTGACCCAGCTCGCCACGGCCCTGGACCTGCCGCTGACCACGGTGATCGCGAGCGTGCACGAGCCGTCCGACTTCTCGGGGCTGCCGATCGTCGGCGACGACCCCGCCGAGCAGGGCGTGCCGATGGCCCCGCCGGACTGGGCCGTGCGCCTGGTGCGGGCCGGGCGCGGGCTGCTGTTCCTCGACGAACTGTCCACCGCGCCGCCCGCCGTGCAGGCCGCCCTGCTCCGGCTCGTGCTGGAGCGGCGGATCGGCGCGCTGCGGCTGCCGCCGGGCGTGCGGATCGTGGCCGCCGCCAACCCGCGCTCCTCGGCCGCGGACGGCTGGGAACTGAGCCCGCCCCTCGCCAACCGCTTCGTCCACCTGCAGTGGACGCACGACACCGATGTCGTCGTCCGCGGCCTCGGCGGCACCTGGCCCCGGGCGACCCTGCCCCGGCTCGACCCCGAAAAGCTCCCGGAGGCCGTGGCCTTCGCCCGCCGGGCCGTGTGCGGGCTGCTCGCCGCACGCCCCGGGCTCACGCACCGGCTGCCCGGCGGCGAGACGCGCCGGGGCGGGCCGTGGCCGTCCCCGCGCAGCTGGGAGATGACGCTGCACCTGATCGCCTTCGCGACCGCCGCCGGCTCCTCCCGTGACGTCATCTCCCTGCTGGTGAGGGGCACCGTCGGGGACGGGCCCGGGCTGGAACTGCTGGCGAGCCTGGACCGGATGGACCTCCCGGACCCCGAGAGGCTGCTGGCCGACCCGGCCGGTGCGGTGCTGCCGGAGCGCGGCGATCTGCGGCAGGCCGCGCTGGACGGCGTCGTGGCCGCGGTGCGCAACCGCCCGGAGCGGCTGCGCTGGGACGCGGCCTGGGCGCTCCTGGTGAAGGCCCTGGAGACCGGCCCCCCGGACGTGGTGGTCGTCCCCGCCACCACGCTCGCCGCCCTGCGCCGCGACGACTGGGACGTCCCGGCGTCCATCGAGCGCCTGGCCGGGGTGGTGTCCCTGTCCCGGCGGGCGGACCGCACCACGGCCGCGGTCGCGGCCGCCGCCGCGGCGAAGGCGGGCCGGTGA
- a CDS encoding sensor histidine kinase: MTALAGAASDAFWTTTLRRWNAVCWLLFAVMAVGLAAIDRPGGSKYAALALLGAVVVSYAVLYRFPANPVVRPEVYLSVLVVALGGLAYLRGNYAALFMVTLPHYWLFGRTPRVSMVFLGLATAATLAGSVLRDDGWTVEFFTEVLVSTLLVVAVGALIGLWAHSVVAQSAERARLLAELEETQAELTEAHQRQGAADERERMARDIHDTLAQGFASIIVLAEAARAGLDADPARSAQQLRSIESTARENLAEARELVGSGRRPDQTAAGSVAETLRRTLDRFAEDTGLTVDAELEDLECDQQTRIALLRCTQESLANVRKHARASTVGVVLARQPYGVELEITDDGAGFLVEESSGFGLDGMRKRLAELGGRLTVTSSVGDGTRVLALIPPGAAS, translated from the coding sequence ATGACCGCTCTCGCCGGGGCCGCCTCCGACGCCTTCTGGACCACCACGCTGCGCCGCTGGAACGCGGTGTGCTGGCTGCTGTTCGCCGTGATGGCCGTCGGCCTGGCCGCCATCGACCGGCCCGGCGGGAGCAAGTACGCGGCGCTGGCCCTGCTCGGCGCGGTAGTGGTGTCCTACGCGGTCCTGTACCGCTTCCCCGCCAACCCCGTCGTGCGGCCGGAGGTGTACCTGTCGGTGCTGGTGGTGGCGCTGGGCGGGCTGGCGTATCTGCGCGGCAACTACGCGGCCCTGTTCATGGTGACCCTGCCGCACTACTGGTTGTTCGGGCGGACACCGAGGGTCTCGATGGTGTTCCTGGGGCTCGCCACGGCCGCGACCCTGGCCGGGAGCGTGCTGCGGGACGACGGCTGGACGGTGGAGTTCTTCACCGAGGTCCTCGTGTCCACGCTTCTCGTCGTCGCCGTGGGGGCACTGATCGGGCTGTGGGCGCACTCCGTGGTCGCGCAGAGCGCCGAACGGGCCCGGCTGCTCGCGGAACTGGAGGAGACCCAGGCCGAGTTGACCGAGGCGCACCAGCGCCAGGGCGCTGCGGACGAGCGGGAGCGGATGGCCCGGGACATCCACGACACCCTCGCGCAGGGCTTCGCCTCGATCATCGTGCTCGCCGAGGCCGCCCGGGCGGGGCTCGACGCCGATCCGGCCCGCAGCGCCCAGCAGTTGCGGTCGATCGAGTCCACCGCCCGGGAGAACCTCGCCGAGGCGCGCGAGCTGGTCGGCTCGGGCCGGCGACCGGACCAGACCGCGGCGGGTTCGGTGGCGGAGACCCTCCGCCGCACCCTGGACCGTTTCGCCGAGGACACCGGCCTCACCGTCGACGCCGAACTGGAGGATCTGGAGTGCGACCAGCAGACCCGGATCGCGCTGCTGCGCTGCACCCAGGAGTCCCTGGCCAACGTCCGCAAGCACGCCCGGGCCTCCACGGTCGGCGTGGTCCTGGCCCGGCAGCCGTACGGGGTGGAGCTCGAAATCACCGACGACGGGGCGGGGTTCCTGGTGGAGGAGTCGTCGGGCTTCGGTCTGGACGGCATGCGCAAGCGACTGGCGGAACTGGGCGGGAGGCTGACGGTGACGAGTTCGGTGGGGGACGGGACCCGGGTCCTGGCGCTGATACCGCCGGGGGCCGCGTCATGA
- a CDS encoding vWA domain-containing protein translates to MTDVPGAALGPTVTGVPGAAPRPTATDASGAAPGALDRDKLFTARLHAARVRPYLATALFALHVVESRRVPTMGVDRYWRCYVSPAYVDRTPVEELAGVWVHEVSHLLRDHHARSDRVASERGLNGPGERLRMNIAADFEINDDIYGDGLPRPEGVVEPRHLGLPENELMEEYLRRFTLGPGSQDLAWLDCGSGADGLGREWELGPDGAHGLSEQERDAVRFRVAQGIAGRPGSAPQGWRRWAEEAFHPPQPWRQLLGAAVRSAASAPGAGEDYTYGRPARRSTALPGTVLPSLRRRPPRVSVVIDTSGSVSDAELGSALLEVAAISRAVGGRRDLVTVVPCDASAGLAHRLCRAEGIPLTGGGGTDLRAGFTRALSTRPAPDVIVALTDGQTRWPGTRPPCRTVIGLFPRQYRSHAYDESDPEYVPDTPPAWARVVDIGS, encoded by the coding sequence GTGACGGATGTGCCTGGGGCGGCCCTCGGGCCGACGGTGACCGGTGTGCCCGGGGCTGCACCTCGGCCGACGGCGACCGATGCGTCCGGAGCCGCCCCCGGGGCCCTCGACCGGGACAAGCTCTTCACGGCCCGCCTGCACGCCGCCCGCGTCCGCCCCTACCTCGCCACGGCCCTCTTCGCCCTGCACGTCGTCGAGTCGCGGCGGGTGCCGACGATGGGGGTCGACCGCTACTGGCGGTGCTACGTGTCGCCGGCGTACGTGGACCGCACGCCCGTCGAGGAACTGGCCGGTGTGTGGGTGCACGAGGTGTCGCACCTGCTGCGCGACCACCACGCCCGCAGCGACCGGGTCGCCAGCGAGCGGGGCCTGAACGGCCCGGGGGAGCGGCTGCGGATGAACATCGCCGCGGACTTCGAGATCAACGACGACATCTACGGCGACGGCCTGCCCCGTCCCGAGGGGGTCGTCGAACCGCGTCATCTCGGCCTGCCCGAGAACGAGTTGATGGAGGAGTACCTGCGGCGGTTCACCCTGGGGCCGGGCTCGCAGGACCTGGCCTGGCTCGACTGCGGCAGCGGCGCCGACGGCCTGGGCCGGGAGTGGGAACTGGGCCCGGACGGCGCGCACGGCCTGAGCGAGCAGGAGCGGGACGCGGTCCGCTTCCGGGTCGCGCAGGGCATCGCCGGACGCCCCGGCAGCGCCCCGCAGGGCTGGCGGCGCTGGGCCGAGGAGGCCTTCCACCCGCCCCAGCCGTGGCGGCAGCTGCTGGGCGCGGCGGTCCGCTCGGCGGCGTCCGCCCCCGGCGCCGGCGAGGACTACACCTACGGCCGCCCCGCCCGCCGCTCCACCGCCCTGCCCGGCACGGTCCTGCCGAGCCTGCGCCGCCGCCCGCCCCGCGTGTCCGTGGTCATCGACACCTCCGGGTCGGTCAGCGACGCCGAACTGGGCAGCGCCCTCCTGGAGGTGGCCGCGATCTCCCGGGCCGTGGGGGGCCGCCGTGACCTGGTCACCGTCGTGCCCTGCGACGCCTCCGCCGGCCTCGCCCACCGCCTGTGCCGCGCCGAGGGCATCCCCCTCACGGGCGGCGGCGGCACGGACCTGCGGGCCGGCTTCACCCGCGCCCTGAGCACCCGCCCGGCCCCCGACGTCATCGTCGCCCTCACCGACGGCCAGACCCGCTGGCCCGGCACCCGGCCCCCGTGCCGCACGGTGATCGGCCTGTTCCCGCGCCAGTACCGGAGTCACGCCTACGACGAGTCCGACCCCGAGTACGTCCCGGACACACCCCCGGCGTGGGCCCGCGTGGTGGACATCGGCTCCTGA
- a CDS encoding DUF952 domain-containing protein translates to MIFHVVPSTVWAGAAGRSYAPDSLAEEGFVHCSPDEATTLAVVDAFYRNAPRPLLVLALDEARLAARVEWEAAAPAPPPGVAGDVLFPHVFGPLDRDAVDHVLEVLFDGEGRASELRTAG, encoded by the coding sequence ATGATCTTTCACGTCGTACCGAGCACCGTCTGGGCCGGCGCCGCCGGCCGGTCCTACGCGCCCGACTCCCTCGCCGAGGAGGGCTTCGTGCACTGCTCCCCGGACGAGGCGACCACGCTGGCCGTCGTCGACGCCTTCTACCGCAACGCGCCCCGGCCCCTGCTGGTGCTCGCCCTGGACGAGGCGCGGCTCGCCGCCAGGGTGGAGTGGGAGGCGGCGGCCCCCGCTCCGCCGCCCGGGGTCGCCGGGGACGTCCTGTTCCCGCACGTGTTCGGCCCCCTCGACCGGGACGCCGTCGACCACGTCCTGGAGGTGCTGTTCGACGGGGAGGGCCGGGCCTCGGAGCTGCGTACGGCAGGATGA
- a CDS encoding class F sortase, with product MSSFSRRAFMAGAPASLLTACAGPATTPARPESTASPVPARRARPPARSVPVRLLIPAIGVDTPVIRLGLAADGTVQVPPVTAHDRAGWYRHSPTPGQTGPSVLLGHVTVGPYGDGVFRHLDRLRRGERITARLENGTAAEFAVTAVRTVPKTDFPADDVYGDVDRPELRLITCGGARTGDGYADNVIVFATLSGAKSPTPGER from the coding sequence ATGAGCTCGTTCTCCAGGCGCGCGTTCATGGCCGGGGCGCCGGCGTCCCTGCTGACGGCGTGCGCGGGCCCCGCGACCACCCCGGCGCGGCCGGAGTCCACCGCCTCGCCGGTCCCGGCCAGGAGGGCGCGGCCACCGGCCCGTTCGGTCCCGGTGCGGCTGCTGATCCCGGCGATCGGCGTCGACACCCCGGTCATCCGGCTGGGCCTGGCGGCCGACGGCACGGTGCAGGTGCCGCCGGTCACGGCCCACGACCGGGCGGGCTGGTACCGGCACTCGCCGACACCCGGCCAGACCGGCCCGTCGGTGCTCCTCGGCCATGTCACGGTCGGCCCGTACGGCGACGGCGTCTTCCGGCACCTCGACCGGCTGCGCCGGGGTGAGCGGATCACGGCGCGTCTGGAGAACGGCACGGCGGCGGAGTTCGCCGTCACGGCGGTGCGGACCGTCCCCAAAACCGACTTCCCGGCGGACGACGTCTACGGGGACGTGGACCGCCCGGAGCTGCGGCTGATCACGTGCGGCGGAGCGCGGACCGGCGACGGCTACGCGGACAACGTGATCGTGTTCGCGACGCTGAGCGGTGCGAAGTCCCCCACCCCTGGAGAGCGTTGA
- a CDS encoding tellurite resistance TerB family protein has translation MAVWDRLKDQAKALQQNQGGRGATTGGHSGGARSGGGSKAQLVGLLKTQLGSLKNELKSGAYRDASMAMCALVAAADGQVDPAERQQVESMILSNDVLQNFPPEQLRTRFNKHVDQLTANFQYGKTEAMQEIAKAAKKPTEARAVIQTGMVIAGADGHFSQAEATVLREACAALGVSPAEFQL, from the coding sequence ATGGCAGTGTGGGACCGGCTCAAGGACCAGGCCAAGGCTCTCCAGCAGAATCAGGGCGGCCGGGGTGCGACGACCGGCGGGCACAGCGGCGGGGCGAGGTCCGGCGGTGGCAGCAAGGCCCAGCTGGTCGGCCTGCTGAAGACGCAGCTCGGGTCGCTGAAGAACGAGCTGAAGAGCGGTGCCTACCGGGACGCGAGCATGGCGATGTGCGCCCTGGTCGCGGCGGCCGACGGGCAGGTGGATCCGGCCGAGCGCCAGCAGGTCGAGTCGATGATCCTCAGCAACGACGTGCTGCAGAACTTCCCGCCGGAGCAGCTGCGCACGCGGTTCAACAAGCATGTGGACCAGCTGACGGCCAACTTCCAGTACGGCAAGACCGAGGCGATGCAGGAGATCGCCAAGGCCGCCAAGAAGCCTACGGAGGCCAGGGCCGTGATCCAGACGGGCATGGTCATCGCCGGTGCCGACGGCCACTTCTCCCAGGCCGAGGCGACGGTCCTGCGTGAGGCCTGTGCGGCGCTGGGGGTGTCCCCGGCCGAGTTCCAGCTCTGA
- a CDS encoding Tat pathway signal sequence domain protein: protein MRRTVLSALALAGTAVLMGTGPAFADGPTTPSPVPASAAPTTHPEQSTEPTRAAEPTPAPARDEPTRAPAEGQVSRVPSGAPDTGVAASPASGNDGTALGAGAAAVLALGGGTVFVVRRRRATGA, encoded by the coding sequence ATGCGCCGAACCGTCCTCAGTGCCCTGGCCCTCGCGGGCACCGCCGTACTGATGGGCACCGGTCCCGCGTTCGCGGACGGGCCCACGACCCCGAGCCCGGTCCCGGCGTCCGCCGCGCCCACCACCCACCCGGAGCAGAGCACCGAACCGACCCGGGCGGCCGAACCGACCCCGGCGCCGGCCCGTGACGAACCGACCCGGGCGCCCGCCGAGGGGCAGGTCTCCCGCGTGCCGAGCGGCGCGCCCGACACCGGTGTGGCGGCGTCCCCGGCCTCCGGGAACGACGGCACGGCTCTCGGCGCGGGCGCCGCAGCGGTGCTCGCCCTGGGCGGCGGCACCGTCTTCGTCGTACGCCGCCGCCGGGCGACCGGGGCATGA
- a CDS encoding response regulator, with translation MTDRPLRIVVVDDHTVMRAGVVALLASGTGIEIVGEAGDGRTALDLVARHEPDVALVDLRMPVLDGVATTTEIVARFPRTRVLILTTYDTDAEIERAVEAGAIGYLLKDTTREQLADAIHAAARGETVLAPRVAERLVARMRQPAQIPLTARESDVLNAVADGLTNAEIGRRLVIAEATVKTHLLRLFAKLDVNDRTRAVVVALERGLLHRP, from the coding sequence ATGACGGACCGACCGCTGCGCATCGTCGTCGTCGACGACCACACCGTCATGCGCGCCGGGGTGGTGGCCCTCCTCGCCTCCGGGACCGGCATCGAGATCGTCGGCGAGGCGGGCGACGGCCGCACCGCCCTCGACCTCGTCGCACGCCACGAACCCGATGTCGCCCTGGTCGACCTGCGCATGCCCGTACTGGACGGCGTGGCCACGACCACCGAGATCGTGGCGCGTTTCCCCCGCACCCGGGTGCTGATCCTGACCACGTACGACACGGACGCGGAGATCGAGCGCGCGGTGGAGGCCGGGGCGATCGGCTACCTCCTGAAGGACACCACCCGTGAGCAGCTGGCCGACGCGATCCACGCGGCGGCCCGCGGGGAGACCGTGCTGGCGCCCCGGGTCGCCGAACGCCTGGTCGCCCGGATGCGCCAGCCCGCCCAGATCCCCCTCACGGCCCGCGAGTCGGACGTGCTGAACGCGGTCGCGGACGGCCTCACCAACGCCGAGATCGGCCGCCGTCTCGTCATCGCCGAGGCCACCGTGAAGACGCACCTGCTCCGCCTGTTCGCCAAGCTCGACGTCAACGACCGGACGAGAGCGGTGGTGGTGGCGCTGGAACGGGGGCTGCTGCACCGGCCGTAG
- a CDS encoding putative RNA methyltransferase, with product MPSDRLLSVLTCPQCPAGLEHTRGALRCANRHTFDIARHGYVSLLTGHRRAPSADSPDMVRCRASFLGAGHYDPLARTLARLAGELAPPDATVLDAGTGSGHYLAAVLDALPAALGLGLDSSVPALRAAARAHARAEAAGWDVWQPWPVRTGCADLVLNVFAPRNGPEFARVLGPDGALLVVTPTARHLRELHDPVGLLAVDPRKEERLRRALDACFRLDRTEPLEYAMRLTAEDITRLVGMSPTAHHLTAAELRDRTGRLGTPLPVTASFAVSVHRPLRPGQ from the coding sequence ATGCCGTCCGACCGACTTCTGTCCGTGCTGACCTGCCCCCAGTGCCCCGCCGGTCTCGAACACACCCGCGGCGCCCTGCGCTGCGCCAACCGGCACACCTTCGACATCGCCCGCCACGGCTACGTCAGCCTGCTGACCGGCCACCGGCGCGCCCCGAGCGCCGACTCCCCCGACATGGTCCGCTGCCGCGCCTCGTTCCTCGGCGCCGGCCACTACGACCCGCTCGCCCGCACCCTCGCGCGGCTCGCCGGAGAGCTGGCCCCGCCCGACGCCACCGTCCTGGACGCCGGGACGGGCTCCGGCCACTACCTCGCGGCCGTCCTGGACGCCCTCCCCGCGGCCCTGGGCCTGGGGCTGGACAGCTCCGTGCCCGCCCTGCGCGCGGCGGCCCGCGCGCATGCCCGTGCGGAGGCCGCCGGCTGGGACGTGTGGCAGCCGTGGCCGGTGCGCACCGGCTGCGCCGACCTCGTGCTCAACGTCTTCGCGCCCCGCAACGGGCCCGAGTTCGCCCGCGTCCTCGGCCCGGACGGCGCGCTGCTCGTCGTCACCCCCACCGCCCGGCACCTGCGTGAACTGCACGACCCGGTCGGGCTGCTGGCGGTCGACCCGAGGAAGGAGGAGCGTCTGCGCCGGGCGCTGGACGCCTGTTTCCGGCTCGATCGCACCGAGCCGCTGGAGTACGCGATGAGGCTCACGGCCGAGGACATCACCCGCCTGGTGGGCATGAGTCCGACCGCGCATCACCTCACCGCTGCGGAACTGCGCGACCGCACCGGGCGGTTGGGGACGCCGTTGCCGGTCACGGCCTCCTTCGCCGTGTCGGTGCACCGGCCGCTGCGGCCCGGTCAGTAG
- a CDS encoding cytochrome c oxidase assembly protein — MSELSAVYLPEPTVGRLLGSWQPDVPALLLVAVLGGLYGWGVVRVRRRGGSWPPARLAAFVLLGLGTIVVATMSGLAVYDHELFWPAAVQNVALDLLAPLGLALGDPLRLAVQALPEGGAGRVRRVLTGRLVRVLTFPLVSTVLVLATELAVYVTPYFATALRVGWLHELMYLHLLAAGCLFVLPVLTREQALPAWCTHPVRAALVFLDGIVDALPGLVVMTHGTLIAGAWYLHHAPPWSPDVHHDQQVGGGAMLGISELVALPFLLVVLAQWVRAERAQTAVLDRRLDGELAPAAPVAAAQGPAELVRPWWETEEGEVAERVRRQGRGD, encoded by the coding sequence GTGAGCGAACTGTCGGCTGTGTACCTGCCGGAACCGACCGTCGGACGGCTGCTGGGGTCGTGGCAGCCGGACGTCCCCGCCCTCCTGCTCGTCGCCGTGCTGGGCGGCCTCTACGGCTGGGGCGTCGTCCGGGTGCGCCGGCGGGGCGGGTCCTGGCCGCCGGCGCGGCTCGCCGCCTTCGTGCTGCTCGGGCTCGGGACGATCGTGGTGGCCACGATGTCGGGCCTGGCCGTCTATGACCATGAGCTGTTCTGGCCGGCCGCCGTGCAGAACGTCGCGCTGGATCTGCTCGCTCCGCTGGGCCTCGCCCTGGGCGACCCGCTGCGGCTCGCGGTGCAGGCGCTGCCGGAGGGCGGCGCGGGCCGGGTGCGGCGGGTGCTGACCGGCCGTCTGGTCCGGGTGCTGACGTTCCCCCTCGTCAGCACGGTCCTGGTGCTGGCCACCGAACTGGCCGTCTATGTCACGCCGTACTTCGCCACCGCGCTGCGCGTGGGCTGGCTGCACGAGCTGATGTACCTGCACCTGCTGGCGGCCGGCTGCCTGTTCGTGCTGCCGGTGCTCACCCGCGAGCAGGCCCTGCCCGCCTGGTGCACCCACCCGGTCCGGGCGGCCCTGGTCTTCCTGGACGGGATCGTCGACGCGCTCCCCGGGCTGGTGGTCATGACGCACGGCACCCTGATCGCGGGCGCCTGGTACCTGCACCACGCGCCGCCCTGGTCCCCCGACGTCCACCACGACCAGCAGGTCGGCGGCGGCGCCATGCTGGGCATCTCCGAACTGGTCGCGCTCCCCTTCCTGCTGGTGGTCCTCGCGCAGTGGGTGCGGGCCGAACGGGCCCAGACGGCCGTACTGGACCGGCGTCTCGACGGTGAACTCGCTCCCGCCGCCCCCGTGGCCGCCGCGCAGGGGCCCGCCGAACTGGTCCGGCCCTGGTGGGAGACCGAGGAGGGCGAGGTGGCGGAGCGGGTGCGGCGGCAGGGGCGGGGCGACTGA
- a CDS encoding RNA polymerase sigma factor: MKRSREKAASELFAALYPRLAGWCRRLVDDDGTAHEIASEAFTRLWARWTSVEEPRGFLYVTAANLVRDHWRKLERERRALHRVTSEAAVRPHPEQADPSVRLLVQSLPERLRVPILLHYYADMPIREVSALTGRKEGTVKADLHAARELLRVHLRRSLDHTP; this comes from the coding sequence TTGAAACGGTCCCGCGAGAAGGCAGCGTCCGAGCTGTTCGCCGCCCTCTACCCGCGCCTCGCCGGCTGGTGCCGCCGGCTCGTCGACGACGACGGGACGGCCCACGAGATCGCCTCGGAGGCGTTCACCCGGCTCTGGGCCCGCTGGACGTCCGTGGAGGAGCCGCGCGGGTTCCTCTACGTGACCGCGGCCAACCTGGTCCGGGACCACTGGCGCAAGCTGGAGCGCGAGCGCCGGGCCCTGCACCGCGTCACCTCGGAGGCCGCCGTACGCCCCCACCCCGAACAGGCGGACCCGTCGGTGCGGCTGCTCGTGCAGTCGCTGCCGGAACGGCTCCGGGTCCCGATCCTGCTCCACTACTACGCTGACATGCCGATCCGGGAGGTGTCCGCACTGACCGGGCGCAAGGAAGGAACCGTCAAGGCCGACCTGCACGCGGCCCGGGAACTGCTCCGCGTCCACCTGAGGAGAAGCCTTGACCACACGCCTTGA